A stretch of Paenibacillus peoriae DNA encodes these proteins:
- a CDS encoding glycosyltransferase family 2 protein codes for MNNQDTPLVSVIVPSYNYEKYIEAALKSIYEQTYDLLELVVIDDNSKDNSCHIINELISSEAFLERFNNRITFISHDQNQGAHNSINEGIRVSQGEYVTILNADDLFESNRITQLIKHLFGSDSEFVFSRIKVIDGEGNDISTVSDQAISFINTQNSIKNFPSVGWSLIPHNTAISTGNILFSRDIFDKLNGFRNLKYCHDWDFALRCLLLSEPLFVETTYYYYRLHGNNTFLTLNDVVDKEVKTVLGSYFKSCRKNNVLNKLAPSPQNWPVQFFEILKNSSIINFWYYSRTIANSFLQFKQNRMDYKDIKKNIK; via the coding sequence ATGAATAATCAAGATACGCCTTTAGTTAGTGTTATTGTGCCGTCTTATAATTATGAAAAATATATTGAGGCTGCCTTAAAATCCATTTATGAGCAAACATACGATCTACTTGAATTGGTGGTGATTGATGACAACTCGAAAGATAACAGTTGTCATATCATAAATGAACTGATTTCTAGTGAAGCTTTTTTGGAAAGATTTAATAATCGCATAACATTCATTTCGCACGATCAAAATCAGGGTGCTCACAATTCAATTAATGAAGGTATAAGGGTCTCACAAGGAGAATATGTAACAATACTAAATGCAGATGACTTGTTTGAGTCAAATCGGATAACACAATTAATTAAACATTTATTCGGTTCTGATTCAGAGTTCGTTTTCTCGAGGATTAAAGTAATTGATGGAGAAGGAAATGATATTAGCACTGTATCCGACCAGGCTATAAGCTTCATTAATACTCAAAATTCGATAAAAAACTTTCCCAGTGTAGGGTGGTCTTTGATACCTCACAACACTGCTATTTCAACAGGAAATATATTATTCAGCAGAGACATTTTCGATAAGCTGAATGGATTCCGAAATTTGAAATATTGTCATGATTGGGACTTTGCTCTAAGGTGTTTGCTTTTATCAGAGCCCTTATTTGTTGAGACTACGTATTATTACTACCGCTTGCACGGCAATAATACTTTTTTGACATTAAATGACGTCGTAGACAAAGAAGTGAAGACAGTGCTTGGCTCCTATTTTAAATCGTGCAGAAAAAATAATGTTCTTAATAAATTGGCTCCTTCTCCTCAAAATTGGCCTGTACAATTCTTTGAGATACTTAAGAATTCGTCTATAATAAACTTTTGGTATTATTCTAGAACTATTGCAAACTCTTTTTTGCAATTTAAACAGAATCGGATGGATTACAAAGACATTAAAAAGAACATCAAATAA
- the rfbC gene encoding dTDP-4-dehydrorhamnose 3,5-epimerase — protein sequence MKVHELKLKGALLIEPVVHGDHRGFFMESYNQNVMNSLGINYEFTQDNHSLSAEPGVLRGLHYQLSPKAQTKLVRVVAGAIYDVIVDIRRDSKTFGQWVGVILSQYNKKQLLVPKGFAHGFCTLTPNTEVLYKVDEYYSSAHDRGILWNDPALGIDWPVSKPILSQKDECHPLLGAAEI from the coding sequence ATGAAAGTACATGAGTTAAAACTGAAGGGTGCTCTGCTTATTGAACCGGTGGTTCATGGGGATCACCGAGGTTTTTTTATGGAAAGTTACAATCAAAATGTGATGAACAGCTTAGGAATTAATTATGAATTCACTCAAGATAATCATTCATTATCTGCTGAACCAGGCGTCCTTCGTGGTTTGCACTATCAACTATCCCCCAAAGCTCAGACTAAATTAGTTCGTGTTGTTGCTGGTGCTATTTATGATGTCATTGTAGATATTCGACGTGATTCGAAAACATTTGGGCAATGGGTAGGAGTAATTCTCAGCCAATATAATAAGAAGCAATTATTGGTCCCAAAAGGATTTGCTCATGGTTTTTGCACATTAACACCAAACACGGAAGTCTTGTATAAAGTTGATGAATATTACTCTTCAGCACATGACCGAGGTATTTTGTGGAATGATCCTGCGCTCGGAATTGATTGGCCCGTATCTAAGCCTATACTATCTCAGAAAGATGAATGCCATCCTTTATTGGGAGCTGCTGAGATTTAA
- a CDS encoding coiled-coil domain-containing protein, which produces METIYSKYSRERAPEYQIKTSIHQDEFMYVSKTALTDRAVDHIKRIYSNYELLKGVYQPSKLVKPISYEKGSVLFEYLEGKSLDQLILEAVINKQRDLVYEILGLFTDFLETVAEGHYCEFSNTPEFISVFGEKSKLLGLNSFTIANIDLNLDNILLGDDNQLSIIDYEWVYLFPIPLNFIKFRAINSFYYSHYASLQSFIPIEDMFSYVGVSQGEIPDYIDMANKFADRVGTEKELLFLQKYLKKAVQFKFIEPAEYTAQIFISANQELTEDKSMYFEIAEPDQTIACDLTQKGQISCVRFDPMEGRGIVRIGEARLIDLEDNIVQIREFSSNADWAGGGYYVFLDDDPQIYYQVEKKEYKRIELSIVYIEEFPEGLMKEVQKKNNLLQNEILINQSNLSAQEEKISELVVEKNELLDTLEEMGLNLSIVKENLSDKLEKINVLNHKLDSSNQEISSLHQEIHGLQRQMQELTCLLTSREQTINDMTSTRWWKIRLFYKRIFRKSVDK; this is translated from the coding sequence ATGGAAACTATTTATTCAAAATATAGTCGCGAACGTGCTCCTGAATATCAAATAAAAACAAGTATACATCAAGATGAATTTATGTATGTTTCCAAAACTGCATTAACAGATCGAGCAGTGGATCATATTAAGCGGATTTATTCAAACTATGAGTTACTTAAAGGTGTATACCAGCCTAGTAAACTTGTCAAACCGATTTCTTATGAGAAGGGGTCAGTGCTATTTGAGTACTTAGAAGGTAAAAGCCTGGACCAACTGATTCTTGAAGCAGTGATAAATAAGCAAAGAGATCTAGTATATGAAATACTGGGTTTGTTTACTGATTTCTTGGAGACCGTTGCAGAAGGTCATTATTGTGAATTTAGTAATACACCCGAGTTTATCAGTGTGTTTGGAGAAAAAAGTAAACTATTAGGTTTGAATAGTTTTACCATTGCTAACATTGATCTTAATCTGGATAACATACTTTTGGGTGATGATAACCAGCTTAGTATCATTGATTACGAGTGGGTATATCTGTTTCCGATTCCTCTAAATTTCATTAAGTTTAGAGCGATTAATAGTTTCTATTATTCACATTATGCGAGCTTGCAGAGCTTTATTCCCATTGAGGATATGTTTTCCTATGTCGGGGTCTCACAGGGGGAGATTCCAGATTACATTGATATGGCTAATAAATTCGCAGATAGGGTCGGAACTGAAAAAGAACTGCTATTTTTGCAAAAGTATTTAAAAAAGGCAGTCCAATTCAAGTTTATCGAACCAGCAGAATATACAGCTCAAATTTTTATAAGTGCAAATCAAGAACTTACTGAAGATAAAAGCATGTATTTTGAGATAGCAGAACCCGATCAGACGATTGCTTGTGATTTAACCCAGAAGGGTCAGATTAGTTGTGTCCGATTTGATCCAATGGAAGGCAGAGGAATTGTACGTATTGGGGAAGCGAGATTAATAGATCTTGAAGATAACATAGTACAAATTAGAGAATTCTCTTCAAATGCTGATTGGGCAGGTGGCGGATACTATGTTTTTCTTGATGATGACCCGCAAATATATTACCAGGTAGAAAAAAAGGAATATAAAAGGATAGAGCTTTCAATTGTCTATATTGAGGAATTCCCAGAAGGTTTAATGAAGGAAGTTCAAAAGAAAAATAACTTACTTCAGAATGAGATTTTAATAAATCAGAGCAATTTGTCCGCTCAAGAAGAAAAAATCAGTGAGTTGGTAGTTGAGAAAAATGAGCTTCTAGACACTTTAGAAGAAATGGGTCTGAACTTAAGTATTGTAAAAGAAAATCTTAGTGACAAACTAGAAAAAATTAATGTTTTAAATCATAAATTGGATTCGTCAAATCAGGAAATAAGCTCATTGCATCAAGAAATTCATGGATTACAACGGCAAATGCAAGAACTAACATGTTTGTTGACAAGCAGAGAGCAAACTATAAATGATATGACAAGCACAAGATGGTGGAAAATTCGTCTTTTTTACAAAAGAATCTTTCGGAAAAGCGTGGATAAATAA
- a CDS encoding sugar phosphate nucleotidyltransferase, with protein sequence MKGIILAGGTGTRLYPLTKVTNKHLLPVGKYPMIFHAVYKLKQADIQDILIVTGKEHMGDVVNLLGSGKEMGVTFTYKVQDEAGGIAQALDLAEQFVGDDQMLVILGDNVFEDDISPYVQNFRNQVSGAKLLLQQVEDPKRFGVAELQGDRIVSIEEKPQKPKSDYAVTGIYMFDHSVFEIVKTLKPSARGELEITDVNNAYIAKGELTFDILQGWWTDAGTHVSLAKANELAKEIIFSDEFGRLKL encoded by the coding sequence ATGAAAGGAATAATATTAGCAGGGGGAACTGGAACACGGTTATACCCATTAACAAAGGTTACAAATAAGCATCTTCTTCCGGTAGGAAAATATCCAATGATCTTTCATGCAGTATATAAGCTGAAACAAGCTGATATTCAGGACATCCTTATTGTCACAGGTAAAGAGCATATGGGCGATGTAGTGAACCTTTTAGGAAGTGGAAAGGAAATGGGAGTTACTTTTACCTATAAAGTGCAGGACGAAGCAGGCGGGATCGCCCAGGCATTGGATCTAGCAGAGCAATTTGTGGGAGACGATCAAATGCTTGTTATTCTAGGTGATAATGTATTCGAAGATGACATATCTCCATATGTTCAAAACTTCCGTAATCAAGTGTCAGGTGCTAAATTGCTTCTACAGCAGGTAGAAGATCCAAAACGCTTCGGTGTTGCAGAATTACAGGGAGATCGAATTGTTTCAATTGAGGAGAAGCCTCAAAAACCCAAAAGTGATTATGCGGTAACAGGTATTTATATGTTTGATCACAGCGTTTTTGAGATTGTTAAAACTCTCAAACCGTCAGCACGTGGTGAATTGGAAATCACGGATGTAAACAATGCATACATTGCAAAAGGTGAGCTAACATTCGACATTCTTCAAGGTTGGTGGACCGATGCAGGTACACATGTCTCCCTTGCTAAAGCCAATGAACTTGCCAAAGAAATAATATTCAGCGACGAGTTTGGGAGATTAAAATTATAA
- a CDS encoding glycoside hydrolase family 99-like domain-containing protein: protein MEVVNLLDINKSGDKWESFGNDPQIYLKGSFKKGWYKINCEGSSESLRFLKLYIDYGAGFSEDNSCIIGKLDRQNSNGRPFEFKQDVVSLRLDPGDSPGVFYIQRIVIEKVGVLSILNQAFHSYKELNSGNNSNLFVKMFKKWRQNGFKWMWNRAITLMANRNDNQVGRFEPYTYKEGTQITNVQYPVRHLFSIIIPVYKLNQAYLEFCLSSLTSQTYSNFEVIIISREEIVENQFTSGFDLSKVQFIHTANSMFLDMVREASKIAQGDYITVLEQEDFLSINTLHHLALNSIDSEDLIFTNEDRFLDNGDHFAPFYKEEHLTSVKLNYKVAGSFIVVQSTLFKEKVLLDVKDYDSFMEELVASAMKVKHISEFSYHRRSTASAWPENQNKTTNIVSFYLPQFHAIPENDEWWGEGFTEWRNVRKATPLFKEHYQPHVPSDLGYYNLVEDSDIQKRQIELAKKYDIFGFCYYYYWFDGKRLLEKPMNALLENKDLDFPFCICWANESWTRRWDGQEKEMLMKQVHDEDSDNRFIEEVIPVLKDKRYIRIDGKDPILLIYRAELFPNLKATVHTWKEKCKEEGIPNLHVCMVQSFGQVDPTIYGCDSAVEFPPHGVYANEISKTMNELVSDFSGNIYDYREVVDRSLQKKKAGDFTWFRGTMLSWDNTARRKSAANVFHYANPVEYEKWLVGLVDYTRRFSQDSEQMIFVNAWNEWAEGTHLEPDQKYGHQYLEVTKRASRIR, encoded by the coding sequence ATGGAAGTCGTTAATTTATTAGATATCAATAAAAGTGGGGATAAATGGGAAAGTTTTGGTAATGACCCTCAGATTTATTTGAAGGGTTCGTTTAAAAAAGGTTGGTATAAGATTAATTGTGAAGGTTCTTCGGAATCATTGAGGTTTCTTAAGCTGTATATTGACTATGGGGCCGGTTTTAGTGAAGATAATTCTTGCATCATCGGAAAGCTAGATCGTCAGAATTCGAATGGCAGGCCTTTTGAGTTTAAGCAAGATGTAGTGTCTCTGAGACTGGATCCTGGTGACTCTCCCGGCGTATTTTACATACAACGGATTGTTATAGAGAAGGTTGGAGTGCTTTCGATCTTAAATCAGGCTTTTCACAGCTACAAAGAATTAAATTCGGGAAATAACTCCAATTTGTTTGTTAAAATGTTTAAAAAATGGAGGCAAAACGGATTTAAGTGGATGTGGAATAGAGCTATCACATTGATGGCAAATAGGAATGATAATCAGGTTGGGAGATTTGAACCATACACGTATAAGGAAGGCACCCAAATTACCAACGTTCAATACCCTGTCAGACATTTGTTCTCTATCATTATTCCCGTGTACAAATTAAATCAGGCCTATCTGGAGTTTTGTTTAAGTTCTTTAACTAGCCAAACGTATTCCAATTTTGAAGTAATTATAATTTCAAGGGAAGAGATTGTTGAAAATCAATTTACGAGTGGCTTTGATTTGAGCAAGGTTCAGTTTATTCATACTGCTAATAGTATGTTTTTAGATATGGTGAGAGAGGCTAGTAAGATTGCACAAGGGGATTATATTACGGTATTGGAACAAGAGGATTTTCTATCTATTAATACATTACACCATTTGGCTTTAAATTCTATAGATAGTGAAGACTTGATTTTTACAAATGAAGACAGATTCCTTGATAACGGGGATCATTTTGCTCCTTTCTATAAAGAGGAACATTTAACTTCCGTAAAGTTAAATTATAAGGTAGCTGGATCATTTATTGTGGTTCAGTCCACACTTTTTAAAGAAAAGGTTTTGCTTGATGTTAAGGACTACGATTCTTTTATGGAAGAACTGGTTGCAAGCGCAATGAAAGTAAAACATATTTCTGAGTTTAGTTATCACAGAAGATCTACAGCATCCGCTTGGCCGGAAAATCAAAACAAAACAACAAATATTGTTTCTTTTTATTTACCACAGTTTCATGCAATTCCAGAGAATGATGAGTGGTGGGGAGAAGGGTTTACAGAGTGGAGAAATGTTCGTAAGGCGACACCTTTATTCAAGGAACATTATCAACCGCATGTTCCTTCAGATTTAGGATATTACAATTTGGTTGAGGATAGTGACATTCAGAAACGTCAAATAGAACTTGCTAAAAAATATGATATCTTTGGTTTTTGTTACTATTATTATTGGTTCGATGGCAAGAGGCTTTTAGAGAAGCCGATGAATGCTTTATTAGAAAATAAAGATTTGGATTTTCCTTTTTGTATTTGTTGGGCTAACGAGAGTTGGACAAGGCGATGGGATGGGCAAGAGAAAGAAATGCTTATGAAGCAAGTGCACGATGAAGACTCAGATAACAGATTTATTGAAGAAGTTATTCCTGTTTTAAAGGACAAAAGATATATCCGTATTGATGGTAAGGACCCCATATTGTTGATTTACAGAGCTGAATTGTTTCCTAATCTGAAAGCAACAGTCCATACATGGAAAGAAAAGTGTAAAGAAGAAGGCATTCCAAATCTTCATGTATGCATGGTACAGTCCTTTGGTCAAGTAGATCCAACGATCTACGGTTGTGATTCTGCAGTCGAGTTCCCGCCGCATGGTGTTTATGCCAACGAAATTTCTAAAACTATGAATGAGCTGGTTTCTGACTTCTCAGGAAACATTTACGATTATCGAGAAGTGGTAGATCGTTCGCTTCAGAAAAAGAAGGCTGGGGATTTCACATGGTTTAGAGGTACTATGCTGAGCTGGGATAATACAGCAAGAAGAAAAAGTGCAGCTAATGTCTTTCACTATGCGAATCCTGTAGAGTATGAAAAATGGTTGGTAGGCCTGGTTGATTATACTCGGAGGTTTAGTCAAGATTCAGAACAAATGATTTTTGTTAACGCATGGAATGAATGGGCTGAAGGTACACATTTAGAGCCAGATCAAAAGTATGGGCATCAATATCTAGAGGTAACTAAGAGAGCATCCCGGATTCGATAA